One Pleurocapsa sp. PCC 7327 DNA segment encodes these proteins:
- a CDS encoding FAD-binding oxidoreductase encodes MDQDRAIEAWSQLLGADRVLSDRPLLRDAQTATFLTRQQIPVILQPGSREEVRQCLKIANQYDLPVYPIGSGKNWGYGSRVPVEDGCALLDLSRLNRIVDFDEELAYVTIEPGVTQRQLYEFLQQQSSRLWMDATGSSPDSSLIGNIMERGFGHTPYGDRFANVCGMEVVLPTGEVVHTGFGRFPNAKTASVYRWGLGPYLDGLFSQSNFGIVTQMTLWLMPAPEYFQAFFFSIKQEEQLPELIDALRPLRLNGTIRSAVHIGNSYKVLSSIRQYPWQETGGTTPLSPQVMAHFAKTWDFGAWNGSGGIYGSRKQVAAARQLIKQALRGKVSKLRFIDDFTLKLGQTLAKPYRMATGLNLPELLKLLEPVYGLMKGMPTNTQLVSTYWRKKFAPPESMNPDRDGCGLIWCAPVAPLEGEHAVNINKIVSETLTKYQFEPSMSITLLTERCLGCIISISYDREIPGEDEKAMTCYDKLLEELTGAGYYPYRAGIQSMETLQGEDSYRALLGRLKHALDPKQILAPGRYSTKIDV; translated from the coding sequence ATGGACCAAGATAGAGCCATAGAAGCCTGGAGTCAGCTTTTGGGAGCCGATCGCGTTCTGAGCGATCGCCCTCTGCTGCGCGACGCTCAAACGGCAACCTTTCTAACTCGGCAGCAGATTCCCGTCATTCTCCAGCCCGGCAGCCGCGAAGAGGTACGCCAATGTCTCAAGATAGCCAACCAATACGATCTGCCCGTCTATCCCATTGGCAGCGGAAAAAATTGGGGATACGGCTCTCGCGTCCCCGTCGAAGATGGCTGCGCGCTGCTCGATCTGTCGCGCTTAAACCGCATCGTCGATTTTGACGAGGAACTGGCTTATGTCACCATCGAGCCTGGAGTAACTCAGCGCCAGCTTTACGAGTTTTTGCAGCAGCAATCCTCGCGCCTATGGATGGATGCGACGGGTTCCAGCCCCGATAGCAGTCTGATTGGCAATATTATGGAGCGAGGCTTCGGTCATACTCCCTATGGCGATCGCTTCGCCAATGTCTGCGGCATGGAAGTCGTTCTGCCGACTGGAGAGGTCGTTCATACAGGCTTTGGCAGGTTTCCGAATGCTAAAACCGCCTCAGTCTATCGCTGGGGTCTTGGTCCTTATCTCGACGGCTTGTTCTCTCAATCCAATTTTGGCATCGTCACCCAGATGACCCTATGGCTAATGCCAGCTCCGGAGTATTTTCAAGCCTTTTTTTTCAGTATCAAGCAAGAAGAACAACTCCCCGAACTAATCGACGCACTGCGTCCCCTGCGCCTCAATGGAACGATTCGCAGTGCCGTTCACATCGGTAACAGCTATAAAGTTCTTTCTTCGATCCGGCAATATCCTTGGCAAGAAACCGGAGGAACAACGCCGCTGTCTCCCCAAGTCATGGCGCATTTTGCCAAAACCTGGGACTTTGGCGCTTGGAACGGTTCTGGGGGCATTTATGGCAGTAGAAAACAAGTTGCTGCTGCCCGACAGTTAATCAAACAAGCCCTCAGAGGCAAGGTCAGCAAGCTCAGATTTATAGACGACTTTACCCTGAAACTGGGACAAACCCTTGCCAAACCATACCGGATGGCGACTGGATTAAATTTGCCGGAGTTGCTCAAGCTTCTGGAGCCAGTCTATGGGTTGATGAAAGGAATGCCCACCAATACCCAGCTGGTCAGCACCTATTGGCGTAAGAAATTTGCCCCACCCGAATCAATGAACCCCGATCGCGACGGTTGCGGCTTGATTTGGTGCGCTCCCGTCGCTCCCTTGGAGGGAGAACATGCAGTTAACATTAACAAAATCGTCAGCGAAACCTTGACCAAATATCAGTTTGAGCCGAGCATGTCCATAACGCTGCTAACCGAACGCTGTCTTGGCTGCATTATTAGCATCTCCTACGATCGCGAAATCCCTGGCGAGGATGAAAAAGCGATGACATGTTATGACAAATTGCTCGAAGAATTAACTGGGGCGGGTTACTATCCCTATCGCGCGGGAATTCAATCGATGGAAACCCTGCAAGGAGAAGATAGCTATCGGGCGCTGTTGGGCAGGCTCAAACATGCCCTCGATCCCAAGCAAATTCTCGCTCCCGGTCGCTACAGCACTAAGATAGACGTTTAA
- a CDS encoding PEP-CTERM/exosortase system-associated acyltransferase: MQPKSISEQFREQFQISLADTNDLKEEVYRIRYEVYCQELNYEATDKFPDRLEMDIYDDRSLHCLLKHRASGVYAGCIRFVFPDPYQPERSLPLNKVCSLDLDLSQLPPYSYGEVSRLAVLGRFRRRSGESQTSGGLLFFNDRSQEGEEKRGFPVIALSLYLAATCIGMEAGVERVFVLMEPKLARHLRYFGFVFTQIGDFVDFRGKRGPYQVMRQEVENSLPAQIRELMEVVRSDLIVSPMLKSLSKIPVL, encoded by the coding sequence ATGCAGCCAAAGAGCATAAGCGAGCAGTTTCGCGAGCAATTTCAGATATCGCTCGCTGATACTAACGATCTAAAAGAAGAAGTTTATCGAATTCGCTATGAGGTCTATTGCCAAGAACTCAACTATGAAGCAACCGATAAATTTCCCGATCGGCTAGAGATGGATATTTACGACGATCGCTCCTTGCACTGTCTCCTCAAACACCGCGCTAGCGGCGTTTACGCTGGCTGCATCCGTTTTGTCTTTCCCGATCCCTATCAACCGGAACGCTCTCTTCCTCTTAATAAAGTCTGTTCCCTCGATCTCGATCTCAGTCAACTACCTCCCTATTCCTATGGAGAAGTTTCGCGCCTAGCCGTACTCGGTCGATTCCGCAGGCGCTCTGGAGAATCACAAACATCAGGAGGGTTGCTATTCTTTAACGATCGCTCTCAAGAAGGAGAAGAAAAACGAGGTTTTCCCGTGATTGCCCTCAGTCTTTATCTAGCTGCGACTTGCATTGGCATGGAAGCAGGCGTAGAACGGGTTTTCGTTTTGATGGAACCTAAACTTGCCCGCCATCTTCGCTACTTTGGATTTGTCTTTACTCAGATCGGCGATTTTGTTGACTTTCGGGGTAAGCGGGGACCGTACCAGGTTATGCGACAAGAAGTTGAAAATAGTTTGCCCGCCCAGATTCGCGAGTTAATGGAGGTCGTGCGCTCCGATTTAATTGTCTCTCCCATGCTTAAATCGCTCTCCAAAATCCCCGTCCTCTGA
- a CDS encoding deoxyribodipyrimidine photo-lyase, producing MSDLILFWHRRDLRISDNIGLAAARQKSSRVVGVFCLDRNLLKRDDIAPARITYMIGCLQELQQKYLQLGSQLLIVQGDPNQAITALAEALKVQAVFFNLDIEPYAKQRDEKVKEALKEKGIAVETFWDQLLEAPGKIVTQSGNLYTVYSPFWRNWSQQSKQSPAQDLENVKGLTDQEIAIAKKAGTIELPTAKDLGFIWDNPLLLAPGETAAQERLAEFCDRAIYEYKEQRNFPAIDGTSRLSAALKFGAIGIRTVWQATIEAGENSRSDEASDSIQAWQQELAWREFYQHCLYFFPELAEGAYRKNFKNFFWENNEEYFQAWCEGKTGYPIVDAAMKQLNETGWMHNRCRMIVASFLTKDLLINPQLGEKYFMQKLYDGDLAANNGGWQWSASSGMDPKPLRIFNPASQSQKFDPQAEYIRQWLPELSSIDTEYLVTGKIPDSERDRCGYPRPIVDHNRQQKEFKRRYQLIQTTS from the coding sequence ATGTCTGATTTAATTCTCTTCTGGCACCGCCGCGATTTACGAATTTCTGACAATATAGGATTAGCTGCTGCCCGTCAAAAAAGTTCTAGAGTAGTTGGTGTATTTTGTCTGGATCGCAATCTACTAAAACGCGATGATATTGCACCTGCCAGAATAACTTATATGATAGGTTGCTTACAAGAATTACAGCAAAAGTATCTGCAATTAGGGAGTCAATTACTGATTGTCCAAGGCGATCCAAATCAAGCAATTACTGCTTTAGCAGAAGCCTTAAAAGTTCAAGCTGTCTTCTTTAATTTAGATATAGAACCCTACGCAAAACAGCGAGACGAGAAAGTTAAAGAAGCCCTGAAAGAAAAAGGAATTGCTGTTGAAACTTTCTGGGATCAGTTACTCGAAGCCCCTGGAAAAATAGTTACTCAATCTGGTAATCTTTATACAGTTTATAGTCCCTTCTGGAGAAATTGGAGCCAACAATCCAAACAATCTCCCGCACAAGATTTAGAGAATGTTAAAGGATTAACTGACCAAGAAATTGCTATTGCTAAAAAAGCAGGCACAATTGAATTGCCAACGGCAAAAGATTTAGGGTTTATTTGGGACAATCCCCTACTGCTCGCACCAGGAGAAACCGCCGCCCAGGAAAGATTAGCTGAATTTTGCGATCGCGCAATTTATGAATATAAAGAGCAAAGAAATTTCCCTGCTATTGATGGAACATCTCGGCTGAGTGCCGCACTCAAATTTGGTGCTATTGGCATTCGGACTGTTTGGCAAGCTACTATTGAAGCTGGCGAAAATAGCCGCAGCGATGAAGCTAGCGACAGCATTCAAGCTTGGCAACAAGAGTTAGCTTGGAGGGAATTTTATCAACACTGTCTTTATTTTTTCCCAGAATTAGCAGAAGGTGCTTATCGAAAAAACTTCAAAAATTTCTTTTGGGAAAATAACGAAGAATATTTTCAAGCTTGGTGTGAAGGAAAAACCGGATATCCTATCGTTGATGCAGCCATGAAACAGTTAAATGAAACGGGATGGATGCACAATCGCTGTCGCATGATCGTCGCCAGTTTTCTCACCAAAGATTTGCTGATTAATCCGCAGTTGGGAGAGAAATATTTCATGCAAAAACTGTATGACGGGGATTTAGCAGCTAATAATGGGGGTTGGCAGTGGAGTGCTTCGAGTGGCATGGATCCTAAACCATTGCGCATTTTTAATCCTGCCAGTCAGTCACAAAAATTCGATCCACAAGCAGAATATATTCGGCAATGGCTGCCCGAATTAAGTTCGATAGATACCGAATATTTAGTGACGGGTAAAATTCCGGACTCAGAACGCGATCGCTGCGGTTATCCTCGACCAATTGTAGACCACAATAGGCAACAAAAAGAATTTAAGCGACGCTATCAGCTAATTCAAACTACTTCCTAA
- a CDS encoding NUDIX hydrolase, whose amino-acid sequence MSLGQEPPKILQQRLFYKGRKFDFEVSRLRLPIGVEGDWECVRHPGGALAVPVTSEGKLVLVRQYRFTVEGRLLEFPAGTVEPNEDPAETIKREIEEETGYRANRWQSLGKFALAPGYSDEYIYAFLAQDLQQLEQPPEQDDDEDIEVVLMSPLELEKAILAGEPVDAKSICSFFLARPFLG is encoded by the coding sequence ATGTCGCTAGGTCAAGAACCGCCAAAAATTCTACAACAACGCCTGTTTTACAAAGGTCGTAAATTCGATTTTGAAGTTAGTAGACTCCGCTTGCCGATAGGCGTTGAGGGAGATTGGGAATGCGTTCGCCATCCCGGCGGTGCGCTAGCCGTCCCCGTCACGAGCGAGGGTAAACTGGTATTGGTGCGACAGTATCGTTTTACGGTTGAAGGACGACTCTTGGAATTCCCTGCGGGTACGGTAGAACCTAACGAAGATCCCGCCGAAACGATTAAGAGAGAAATTGAGGAAGAAACTGGCTATCGGGCAAATAGATGGCAATCGCTAGGAAAATTTGCGCTGGCACCAGGATATTCAGATGAATATATTTATGCATTTTTGGCACAAGATTTGCAACAATTAGAACAACCACCCGAACAGGATGATGATGAGGATATTGAAGTAGTTTTAATGAGTCCTCTGGAATTAGAAAAAGCGATTTTAGCTGGCGAACCCGTGGATGCTAAATCAATTTGTAGCTTTTTCTTGGCGCGTCCGTTTTTAGGGTAA
- the folK gene encoding 2-amino-4-hydroxy-6-hydroxymethyldihydropteridine diphosphokinase, whose amino-acid sequence MKIAKCAIALGSNLGDSYTILESSLEILAQTPKITLKSYSSWYRTAPVGPPQPDYLNGCALLEVRLTPEELLDTLLDIERQFGRVRQERWGPRTLDLDLLLYDDLILDTSDLQIPHPGMRERAFVLVPLAEIAPDWIDPVSKKAIAQLLEEVDCSGVIQQLITD is encoded by the coding sequence ATGAAAATTGCTAAATGCGCGATCGCACTCGGAAGCAATCTAGGCGATTCTTATACCATTTTAGAATCTAGCCTCGAAATTTTGGCGCAAACTCCTAAAATTACGCTTAAATCTTATTCTAGCTGGTACAGAACCGCTCCGGTCGGTCCCCCACAACCAGATTATCTCAATGGCTGCGCTTTACTCGAAGTTCGACTGACTCCCGAAGAATTGTTAGACACTCTGCTAGATATCGAACGCCAATTTGGTCGCGTGCGTCAGGAACGATGGGGACCGAGAACGCTAGACTTAGATTTACTGTTGTATGACGATCTCATTTTGGATACGTCTGACCTACAGATTCCTCACCCAGGGATGCGGGAAAGAGCATTTGTACTCGTACCTTTAGCAGAAATTGCGCCAGATTGGATCGATCCGGTATCAAAAAAAGCGATCGCGCAACTTCTTGAAGAGGTAGACTGTTCTGGGGTTATCCAACAACTGATAACTGATTAA
- a CDS encoding SDR family oxidoreductase produces the protein MKFARQHAIITGGSSGIGKATAKLLASKGANISIIARDRAKLEAAKLEIEAAKINSKQQIFSVEADVAQRSQIEQAIQTCIATVGTPDILITSAGIASPGYFQEVPIEVFERTMAINYFGSLYSIKAVLPSMEKQQKGQVVLISSGAGLIGIYGYTPYSPSKFALRGLAESLRGELKPLGIQISIVYPPDTDTPQLEIENKSKPLETKLITGTAQTWSAQAVAREILKGIETKKFAIAPGSEMAILGRFHSLIAPGLNWYFDRIVAKVKNSNLRQFIKKD, from the coding sequence ATGAAATTTGCTCGGCAACACGCAATTATTACTGGCGGTTCTAGCGGCATTGGCAAAGCAACGGCTAAATTGCTTGCCAGCAAAGGGGCTAACATCTCAATTATTGCTCGCGATCGCGCCAAATTAGAAGCAGCAAAATTGGAAATTGAAGCAGCAAAAATTAATTCCAAGCAGCAAATTTTTTCGGTTGAAGCTGATGTAGCACAACGAAGTCAAATAGAACAAGCAATACAAACTTGCATTGCAACTGTAGGAACTCCGGATATTTTAATAACTTCTGCTGGAATTGCAAGCCCTGGTTATTTTCAGGAAGTGCCGATTGAAGTTTTTGAACGTACTATGGCAATTAATTATTTTGGCTCGCTTTATAGTATTAAAGCCGTATTGCCAAGTATGGAAAAACAACAAAAAGGTCAGGTCGTGCTAATCTCTTCTGGAGCGGGATTAATTGGCATTTATGGTTATACCCCTTACAGTCCGAGTAAATTTGCTTTGAGGGGATTAGCAGAGTCTTTACGAGGCGAATTAAAACCATTAGGAATTCAGATTTCTATTGTCTATCCTCCCGATACGGATACGCCTCAATTAGAAATAGAAAATAAAAGCAAACCCCTTGAAACAAAATTGATTACTGGAACTGCTCAAACTTGGAGCGCCCAAGCAGTTGCTCGTGAAATTCTTAAAGGAATTGAGACAAAAAAATTTGCGATCGCGCCCGGTTCGGAAATGGCAATCTTAGGACGATTTCATAGTCTCATAGCACCTGGATTGAATTGGTATTTCGATCGCATTGTTGCTAAAGTAAAAAACAGTAATTTAAGGCAATTTATTAAGAAAGATTAG
- a CDS encoding lysylphosphatidylglycerol synthase domain-containing protein encodes MKSKHLSSLFQWCIIIFTAIVVGQALYDNWREVQSLELDKETWWYVIVAVAVSILSHCWSGVVWGEILRNLQHPVPWRWATIIFIKTEIAKYLPGDIWQTYGRLVAARKLEIPVTVAFASVLLQSVYIAAAGMIFGLLIAADPTLQRLCGLGLACILVSVHPFVFDRVFSWIEQLPNALMLQRLFNKFNKLARSQWTRPRMQSYPWRVILGQCLFLALRSVGFLLTVAIFTPVRPVAIVPLASGFSLAWALGIVSPISGGVGVFEATALGLLDRVVEPSIVLGAVILYRLIALLTEAIGAGLGWLLGRNLDSS; translated from the coding sequence ATGAAATCTAAACATCTCAGCTCTCTGTTTCAATGGTGTATCATTATCTTCACCGCGATCGTTGTCGGTCAAGCTCTCTACGATAACTGGCGAGAAGTCCAAAGCCTTGAGCTTGACAAGGAAACTTGGTGGTACGTAATTGTGGCAGTGGCAGTTTCTATCCTGTCTCATTGTTGGTCGGGAGTTGTGTGGGGCGAGATTTTAAGAAATTTACAGCATCCGGTTCCTTGGCGATGGGCAACAATCATTTTCATCAAAACTGAAATTGCTAAATATCTACCCGGCGATATTTGGCAAACTTATGGTCGGCTGGTAGCGGCTCGCAAGCTAGAAATCCCCGTAACAGTGGCGTTCGCTAGCGTCCTTTTACAATCTGTCTATATCGCGGCGGCAGGAATGATATTCGGGCTGTTAATTGCTGCCGACCCGACATTGCAAAGACTGTGCGGTCTTGGTTTGGCTTGCATTCTCGTCAGCGTTCATCCATTCGTATTCGATCGCGTTTTTAGTTGGATCGAGCAACTGCCTAATGCGCTAATGCTGCAAAGGCTCTTCAATAAATTCAATAAATTAGCCCGCTCCCAATGGACTCGACCTCGCATGCAATCTTATCCCTGGCGGGTAATTTTAGGGCAGTGTTTATTTTTAGCGCTGCGAAGCGTCGGCTTTTTGTTGACGGTTGCGATCTTTACTCCGGTTCGCCCAGTAGCAATCGTCCCACTAGCAAGCGGATTTAGCTTGGCTTGGGCGTTGGGAATCGTGTCGCCTATATCTGGCGGAGTTGGCGTTTTTGAGGCAACTGCTCTTGGTTTGCTAGATAGGGTAGTAGAACCCAGCATAGTCTTGGGCGCTGTAATTTTATACCGTTTGATAGCGCTGCTAACGGAGGCGATTGGGGCGGGTTTGGGTTGGTTGCTCGGTCGAAACCTTGATTCTTCTTGA
- a CDS encoding UDP-sulfoquinovose synthase — protein MKVLVIGGDGYCGWATALHLSNRGYEVGIVDSLIRRHWDATLGVDTLTPIASIHHRIQRWQDLTGKSIDLFVGDITDYDFLSKTMRQFEPEAIVHFGEQRSAPYSMIDREHAVMTQVNNVVGTLNILYAMKEDFPDCHLVKLGTMGEYGTPNIDIEEGYITIEHNGRKDTLPYPKQPGSFYHLSKVHDSHNIHFACRIWGLRATDLNQGVVYGVLTEETGMDEMLVNRLDYDGVFGTALNRFCIQAAIGHPLTVYGKGGQTRGFLDIRDTVRCVELAIANPADAGQFRVFNQFTELFSVGDLAVMVKKAGTAMGLNIEIDHLNNPRVELEEHYFNAKNTKLLDLGLQPHYLSDSLLDSLLNFAIKYKHRVDEKRILPKVSWRRN, from the coding sequence ATGAAAGTTCTGGTTATTGGTGGTGACGGTTATTGCGGTTGGGCAACTGCGCTACACCTTTCAAATAGAGGGTATGAGGTCGGGATTGTCGATAGTTTGATCAGGCGACATTGGGACGCAACATTAGGTGTAGACACGCTAACTCCCATAGCATCAATTCACCATCGCATTCAGCGGTGGCAGGATCTGACGGGGAAGTCCATCGATCTATTCGTGGGCGATATCACCGATTACGATTTCCTCAGCAAAACCATGCGCCAGTTTGAACCAGAGGCGATCGTCCACTTTGGGGAACAGCGTTCGGCACCTTATTCGATGATCGATCGCGAACACGCGGTCATGACTCAAGTCAATAACGTAGTAGGCACGCTAAACATCCTCTACGCAATGAAAGAAGATTTCCCAGATTGTCATTTGGTGAAATTGGGAACGATGGGTGAGTATGGCACTCCTAACATCGACATTGAAGAAGGCTACATCACCATCGAACATAACGGACGCAAGGATACGTTACCCTATCCCAAACAGCCAGGAAGTTTCTACCACCTGAGCAAAGTTCACGATAGCCACAACATCCACTTTGCTTGCCGAATTTGGGGACTGCGGGCAACTGATTTAAACCAAGGGGTTGTCTACGGAGTTCTGACAGAAGAGACGGGAATGGACGAAATGCTAGTTAACCGTCTCGATTATGATGGAGTATTTGGAACGGCATTGAATCGATTCTGCATCCAAGCGGCGATCGGACATCCCCTGACGGTCTACGGAAAAGGAGGGCAGACGCGAGGCTTTCTCGATATTCGGGATACGGTACGCTGCGTGGAATTGGCGATCGCCAACCCAGCCGATGCCGGACAGTTCCGCGTCTTCAACCAATTTACCGAACTATTCAGCGTCGGCGACTTGGCGGTGATGGTGAAAAAGGCGGGAACGGCAATGGGATTAAATATAGAGATCGACCACCTCAATAACCCTAGGGTCGAGTTAGAAGAACACTACTTCAACGCCAAAAACACCAAACTACTCGATCTCGGATTGCAACCCCATTATTTATCCGATTCTTTACTAGATTCTCTGCTAAACTTCGCTATCAAATATAAACACCGCGTTGACGAGAAGCGCATTCTGCCAAAAGTTTCTTGGCGCAGAAATTAA
- a CDS encoding glycosyltransferase family 1 protein — protein MRIALFTETFLPKIDGIVTRLRHTVEHLQRHGDRVLVFCPDGGMREYKGAKIHGVSGIPLPMYPELKLAIPRPSLRRVLKRFKPDLIHVVNPAVLGIGGIYYAKTLNIPLVASYHTHLPQYLQHYGLGSLEGLLWELLKLAHNQAHLNLCTSTAMVRELTGRGIERVNLWQRGVDTEMFQPHLASRQMRSRLSQGHPDSPLLLYVGRVSAEKQIERIKPILEAIPEAHLAIVGDGPHREALKALFAGTQTHFVGYLQGLELASAFASADAFIFPSRTETLGLVLLEAMAAGCPVVAAASGGITDIVTDGVNGYLFDPNDPEGAITATKRLLAAKAEKEQLRQNARLEAERWGWAAATRQLQDYYRAIVNSQSLSEAA, from the coding sequence ATGAGAATCGCTTTATTCACCGAGACATTTTTACCCAAAATTGACGGAATTGTCACTCGCTTGCGCCATACAGTCGAACACTTACAACGCCACGGCGATCGCGTTTTGGTCTTCTGTCCCGACGGCGGAATGAGAGAATATAAAGGAGCCAAAATTCACGGCGTATCCGGCATTCCGCTGCCAATGTATCCCGAATTGAAGCTAGCGATTCCCAGACCGAGCCTTCGCCGAGTTCTGAAGAGATTCAAGCCAGACTTGATTCATGTGGTCAATCCCGCCGTTTTAGGAATAGGCGGGATTTATTATGCCAAAACGCTCAATATTCCCCTAGTCGCCTCCTACCACACCCATCTGCCCCAGTATTTACAGCACTACGGACTCGGATCCCTTGAAGGGCTGTTGTGGGAGTTGCTCAAATTGGCACACAATCAAGCTCATCTCAATCTTTGTACCTCAACGGCAATGGTACGGGAATTGACAGGTCGCGGCATCGAAAGGGTAAACTTGTGGCAGCGAGGAGTCGATACAGAGATGTTCCAACCCCATCTCGCCTCTCGCCAAATGCGATCGCGCCTCTCACAAGGACATCCCGACAGTCCTCTGCTGCTATACGTAGGACGAGTCTCGGCAGAGAAGCAAATCGAGCGAATTAAACCCATCCTAGAAGCCATCCCAGAGGCACATTTGGCAATTGTTGGCGACGGACCTCACCGAGAGGCATTGAAAGCTCTCTTTGCAGGCACTCAGACCCATTTTGTCGGCTACCTCCAAGGATTAGAACTTGCCTCGGCATTTGCCTCGGCAGATGCGTTTATCTTCCCGTCCCGCACGGAAACGCTAGGATTAGTCTTGCTAGAAGCAATGGCGGCAGGGTGTCCCGTAGTGGCAGCCGCTTCGGGCGGAATTACCGATATCGTCACCGATGGCGTGAATGGCTATCTCTTCGATCCCAACGATCCTGAAGGAGCGATTACAGCTACCAAGCGCCTGCTAGCAGCCAAAGCAGAAAAAGAGCAGTTGCGACAAAATGCTCGCCTGGAAGCAGAACGTTGGGGTTGGGCAGCGGCAACGCGCCAGTTACAGGATTATTATCGAGCCATCGTTAATTCTCAGTCTTTGTCCGAGGCAGCTTAG
- the rplS gene encoding 50S ribosomal protein L19: MNAEEIIRSIESEQLKTDLPIVHVGDTVRVGVRIVEGGKERIQPYEGIVIAKRNGGINQTITVRRIFQGVGVERVFLLHSPRIASIKIIRRGKVRRAKLYYLRDRVGKATRVQQRFDRAL, encoded by the coding sequence ATGAACGCTGAAGAAATTATTAGGTCGATTGAGAGCGAGCAGCTAAAAACTGACTTACCAATCGTTCATGTTGGCGATACAGTCAGAGTTGGCGTGAGGATTGTAGAAGGGGGAAAAGAGCGGATTCAGCCCTATGAAGGGATCGTGATTGCCAAGCGCAATGGCGGCATCAACCAAACCATTACCGTGCGTCGGATTTTTCAGGGAGTTGGTGTAGAAAGGGTATTTTTGCTTCATTCTCCCAGAATCGCCAGCATTAAAATCATCCGTCGCGGTAAAGTACGCCGAGCCAAACTTTATTATCTTCGCGATCGCGTCGGCAAAGCCACCCGCGTTCAACAGCGTTTCGATCGCGCTCTCTAA
- the secE gene encoding preprotein translocase subunit SecE: MVNKKESTEIKPADSNKLKAGEFINETKEELSKVVWPSRQQLLSESAAVILMVSLVAIVIYLVDNFFSWVANQPFMFGS; the protein is encoded by the coding sequence GTGGTTAATAAAAAAGAAAGCACTGAAATCAAGCCAGCCGACAGTAATAAATTGAAAGCGGGCGAGTTTATCAACGAAACCAAAGAAGAGCTTTCTAAAGTGGTCTGGCCGAGTCGGCAACAATTACTCAGCGAATCGGCGGCTGTTATTCTGATGGTCAGCCTAGTGGCAATTGTTATTTATTTAGTTGATAATTTCTTCTCGTGGGTAGCCAACCAACCGTTCATGTTTGGCTCGTAA
- the nusG gene encoding transcription termination/antitermination protein NusG, with product MSFADERSQEIQESQELEQQQEKAKAARWYAVQVASGCEKRVKTNLEQRIRSFDVGDRIIQIEIPKTPTVKVRKDGSRQHGEEKVFPGYILVKMVMDDEAWQVVKNTPNVINFVGAEQKRRYGRGRGHVTPVPLSLTEVERIFKQAQEQEPVVKIDMEVGDKIVVLSGPFKDFQGEVIEVSPERSKLKVLLSIFGRDTPVELEFNQIEKQS from the coding sequence ATGAGTTTTGCTGACGAGCGATCGCAAGAAATACAAGAATCGCAAGAGTTAGAGCAACAACAAGAAAAAGCTAAAGCTGCTCGCTGGTATGCCGTTCAGGTCGCTTCTGGATGCGAAAAACGAGTCAAAACAAACCTAGAGCAGCGAATTCGCAGCTTTGATGTTGGCGATAGAATTATCCAGATAGAAATTCCCAAAACACCAACAGTCAAAGTTCGTAAAGATGGAAGTCGCCAGCACGGCGAAGAAAAAGTCTTCCCCGGCTATATTTTAGTCAAGATGGTTATGGACGACGAAGCTTGGCAAGTCGTCAAAAACACGCCCAACGTCATTAACTTTGTTGGAGCAGAGCAAAAACGTCGCTATGGGAGAGGACGGGGACACGTGACCCCAGTTCCCCTCTCCTTGACTGAAGTAGAGCGTATTTTCAAACAAGCTCAAGAACAAGAACCCGTCGTCAAAATCGACATGGAAGTGGGAGACAAAATTGTGGTTCTCTCAGGTCCGTTCAAAGATTTTCAAGGGGAAGTCATAGAAGTCTCTCCAGAAAGAAGCAAGCTAAAAGTACTGCTCTCTATTTTTGGACGAGACACACCAGTAGAATTGGAATTTAATCAGATAGAAAAACAAAGCTAG